Within Amycolatopsis sp. cg5, the genomic segment GAGGCGAGGTCAGATCAGCCATGAAAGCCGCCGGGTCGTCCCGGTGACCGGACATTGTGCCCGCAAGTCGCCCCCGCGCCGAACAAACAGCTGGCAATGTTGGCGGAAACAGGGGAGATGGGGGCACAGTGGACGACGCGCAGAAGTTCGATCGCAAGCGTTTCCTGCGACTCGGCGGTATCGGGGCAGCGGCCGCGGTGGTGACACCGGTGGCGACCGCCCAGACCGCGCAAGCCGCACCGGCCGCACCGGACACGACGTTGGTCTTCAACGTCAAAGACTTCGGCGCCCGCGGCGACGGAACCACAGACGACACGGCGGGCATCACCGCCGCGGTCAAGGCCGCGGTCGCGGGCGGCACGGTGTACTTCCCGCCGGGTGACTTCCGTGTCAGAGGCGAAGTGCTCATTCAAACGGCCAATATCGTCGTACGCGGCGCCGGCTGGGCATCCCGGCTCACGCAGATCGACACGGGCAAGGCCACTTTGCGTTTCGCGAGCGTAAACGGTGTGGCAGTAAGGGATTTGAGCTTCACCGGCCACGGATCCGAGCACGTCGCCGGAGACGGGAACGTGGCCTACAACGGCGTCGCCGCCGTCCGGTTCGACGGCTGCACGAACGTAGCGGTGACCGGCTGCCGGATCGACCGCCACGCGGGCGGCGGCATTCGCTGGACCGGATCGCTGCGCGGCGCCCTGTTCGCGGAGAACACGATCACCGGGATCGGCGGCGATCCCGGCCCGATCCGGCGCTCCGACAACAACAACGACTTCGCGATCGGCCAGTGGATGTGCACCGCGGGCGACGACATCGTCATCCGCGGCAACACCATTTCCGGCCACTGCTTCGGCATCGGCTGCGGGCGCGGCACGGGCCTGGTGATCAGCGGCAACGTCATCCACGACATCCCGGGCCAGCACGGCATGTACCTCTCAGCGCCGGGCAGCGCGCAGCTCGCCGGCAACGTCATCAGGAATGTCGCGCTCAACTGCGTCAACGTGCAGATCGCGAAGTCGGCCGAAGTCGACGTGGCCTCGCTCGTGGTCGACGGCAACGTGCTGCACGACGCCACCTCGGGCATCGTGCTGAACACCGCGCAAGGGATCACGAAAGCCGGGTTCCAGCAGCCGGTCGTCACGGGCAACTCCGTGCGCGCCATGAGTCAGTACGGCATCGCCGTCGACCGCACCTCGAATGGCTCGATCATCGGCAACACGGTGTCCGCCACCGGCGCGTACGGTCTGCTCCTGAACGGGTTCAGCGGCACGGTGCGCGACAACACGGTCATGAACACCGGCTGGAGCGGCCTCTACGTCGACCTGATCGGCGACTGTTACTCCTCCGCGAACGTGTTCACGGACTGCGCGATGAACAGCGCGGCGGCGGACAAGGCGGCGTTCTACGTGACCGCGGTCAAGACGACGACGGTCACCGGCCAGCCGGTCTTCCACAGCGATTCCGACGTGCTGCACGCCGCCGCCCCGGAACC encodes:
- a CDS encoding right-handed parallel beta-helix repeat-containing protein, encoding MDDAQKFDRKRFLRLGGIGAAAAVVTPVATAQTAQAAPAAPDTTLVFNVKDFGARGDGTTDDTAGITAAVKAAVAGGTVYFPPGDFRVRGEVLIQTANIVVRGAGWASRLTQIDTGKATLRFASVNGVAVRDLSFTGHGSEHVAGDGNVAYNGVAAVRFDGCTNVAVTGCRIDRHAGGGIRWTGSLRGALFAENTITGIGGDPGPIRRSDNNNDFAIGQWMCTAGDDIVIRGNTISGHCFGIGCGRGTGLVISGNVIHDIPGQHGMYLSAPGSAQLAGNVIRNVALNCVNVQIAKSAEVDVASLVVDGNVLHDATSGIVLNTAQGITKAGFQQPVVTGNSVRAMSQYGIAVDRTSNGSIIGNTVSATGAYGLLLNGFSGTVRDNTVMNTGWSGLYVDLIGDCYSSANVFTDCAMNSAAADKAAFYVTAVKTTTVTGQPVFHSDSDVLHAAAPEPTTLQKCLRSSVGTGVFIRGLINRTTKPWEFKGELIHLDFAFSRTADFADTAQLNPATPVYGRGRRELYGLQDPATAGMTAFFRPGDTCWNAKPVAAGTPGWVCVAAGTPGTWKAMAALDG